Part of the Terriglobia bacterium genome, ACGGAGCATCTGCTGCTGGGCATCCTGCGCGAAGAGAAGTGTTTCGGCGCGGAGATTCTGATGGAGCGCGGCCTGCGCCTGTCCGCTTTGCGGGAAGAGCTGGCGCGCACTTCGGGGGAGAAACCACCGGCGGCGCGCCCCAAGGAGACTTCGCTGCTGGCGGAGTTCAGCCGCGACCTGACGCAGGCGGCGGTGGATGGGGCGCTGGATCCCCTGGTGGGCCGCGACAAGGAAGTCGAACGAGTGATCCAGATCCTGTGCCGGCGCACGAAGAACAACCCGGTGCTGATCGGCGAACCGGGGGTCGGCAAGACGGCCATCGTGGAGGGCCTGGCGCAGCGCATTGCGGACGGGGATGTGCCGCCGTTCCTGGCGGAAAAGAAGGTCCTGTCGCTGGACCTGTCGCTGATCGTTGCGGGGACGAAATACCGCGGGCAGTTCGAAGAGCGGCTGAAGACCATCATGAAGGAGCTGATGGAGAACCAGAACTCCATCATCTTCATCGACGAGCTGCACACGCTGGTGGGCGCGGGTTCGGCGGAAGGCTCGCTGGACGCAGCGAACATCCTGAAGCCGGCGCTGTCGCGCGGGGAGATCCAGTGCATCGGGGCGACCACCCCGGGCGAATACCGCAAGTCGGTGGAGAAGGATCGTTCGCTGGAGCGGCGCTTCCAGGCCGTGAAGGTGCCGGCGCCGAACGAGGACGAAGCGATCCAGGTGCTCAGCGGGGTGCGCGAGCGCTATGAGAAATTCCACGCGGTAACCTACACGGATGAGGCCCTGCGCTATGCCGTGTATCTCTCGAACCGCTACATTCCCGATCGCTTCCTGCCGGACAAGGCCATCGACCTGATCGACGAGGCGGGAGCGCGCGTGAAGCTGCGCCAGGCCACGGTCCCTGAAGAGGTGGCCGAGGTGCAGAAGCGCGTGAAGTTCATCACCCACCGGATGGAAACGGCCATTGCCAACCACGAATTCGAAAAGGCGCGTTTCTATTCGGAAGAAGAGCGCAAGGAAAAGGAAAACCTGCGTGTGCTGCGGGAGCGCTTCAAGCTGGACGACGCTTCGACGGGCATCGTGACGCGGGAAGACATCGAGGAAGTGGTGTCGCGCTGGACGGGCATCGCGGTAACCTCCATCAAGGAAGACGAACAGCAGAAACTGCTGCGCATCGAGCCGGAGCTGCACAAGCGGGTGATCAGCCAGGACAAGGCCATCACGGCGCTGGCGCGGGCCATCCGCCGCAGCCGCGCGGGGCTGAAATCGCCGCTGCGCCCGGTGGGCTGCTTCCTCTTCCTGGGGCCGACGGGCGTGGGCAAGACGGAAGTGGCGCGGCGCCTGGCGGAGTTCCTGTTCGGTTCGGAGAAGTCGCTGGTGCGCTTCGACATGTCGGAGTTCATGGAGAAGCACTCGGTGTCCAAGCTGATCGGGGCGCCTCCGGGCTATGTGGGTTACGAAGAGGGCGGGCAATTGACGGAGCGGGTGCGGCGCACGCCGTATTCGGTGATCCTGCTCGATGAAATCGAGAAGGCCCACCCCGACGTTTTCAACATCCTGCTGCAGGTGTTCGAGGACGGCCAGTTGACCGACGGCCTGGGAAATACCGTGGACTTCCGGAATTCCATCATTAT contains:
- a CDS encoding ATP-dependent Clp protease ATP-binding subunit; amino-acid sequence: MFERYTEKARRVIFFARYEASQYGSPYIETEHLLLGLMREDKALANRFLRQQGSIESIRKEIEARITIRERISTSVEVPLSAECKRILNMAAEEAERLGHKHVGTEHLLLGILREEKCFGAEILMERGLRLSALREELARTSGEKPPAARPKETSLLAEFSRDLTQAAVDGALDPLVGRDKEVERVIQILCRRTKNNPVLIGEPGVGKTAIVEGLAQRIADGDVPPFLAEKKVLSLDLSLIVAGTKYRGQFEERLKTIMKELMENQNSIIFIDELHTLVGAGSAEGSLDAANILKPALSRGEIQCIGATTPGEYRKSVEKDRSLERRFQAVKVPAPNEDEAIQVLSGVRERYEKFHAVTYTDEALRYAVYLSNRYIPDRFLPDKAIDLIDEAGARVKLRQATVPEEVAEVQKRVKFITHRMETAIANHEFEKARFYSEEERKEKENLRVLRERFKLDDASTGIVTREDIEEVVSRWTGIAVTSIKEDEQQKLLRIEPELHKRVISQDKAITALARAIRRSRAGLKSPLRPVGCFLFLGPTGVGKTEVARRLAEFLFGSEKSLVRFDMSEFMEKHSVSKLIGAPPGYVGYEEGGQLTERVRRTPYSVILLDEIEKAHPDVFNILLQVFEDGQLTDGLGNTVDFRNSIIIMTSNLGARHLQKRTSIGFGAGVDEAGQKSLEEMVMGEVKRVFNPEFLNRLDEVIIFNPLGDEDLLRIIDLLVGQMNDTLIHRQVQVVLSPEARQWILEKTCADRSYGARPLRRALQKYVEDPLSEALIQGGIQRPATLQMYVAGEGLAFRPLVEATPVIH